Proteins encoded in a region of the Mariprofundus ferrinatatus genome:
- a CDS encoding cysteine hydrolase family protein, whose translation MHKIKPSNSALILIGYQNDYFSEDGILRKVIEESDISNNALQNSLAFIRSQLDTGLLMIHTPIVFTKDYSELVEPVGILAAIKQFKAFQAGEIGCKTIPEIKQFDTRIQEIPGKRGLNAFSNTDLEKTLNEKGIRNIILAGAVTSICIDSTGRAAFEHGYNVIVLEDCTCGRTNTEQDFFCKEIFPLYATVMNIQELGKALKANI comes from the coding sequence ATGCATAAAATAAAACCTTCTAACAGCGCACTCATTCTGATCGGCTACCAGAATGACTACTTTTCCGAGGATGGCATTCTTCGCAAGGTCATTGAAGAGTCAGACATCAGCAACAATGCCTTACAAAATTCGCTGGCGTTCATACGTTCGCAACTCGATACCGGGCTATTGATGATTCATACGCCGATTGTATTCACAAAAGATTACTCCGAGCTGGTGGAGCCGGTTGGCATCCTCGCCGCCATCAAGCAGTTCAAGGCCTTTCAGGCAGGGGAAATAGGTTGTAAGACAATCCCTGAAATCAAGCAGTTCGACACCCGAATTCAAGAAATTCCGGGGAAACGGGGGCTGAATGCCTTCTCCAATACAGACCTTGAGAAAACCCTGAACGAGAAGGGTATTCGAAATATCATTCTGGCTGGCGCAGTCACCTCGATCTGTATCGACTCAACCGGGCGGGCTGCATTCGAGCACGGTTACAATGTCATTGTTCTTGAAGACTGCACCTGCGGCAGAACCAACACTGAGCAGGACTTCTTCTGCAAAGAGATCTTCCCGCTATATGCAACTGTCATGAACATCCAGGAGCTTGGCAAGGCCTTGAAAGCCAATATATAA